Sequence from the Metopolophium dirhodum isolate CAU chromosome 2, ASM1992520v1, whole genome shotgun sequence genome:
GCGCAACTTTACAATATCCGGTCCACCTTTgtctttttttaaatcgataaCTACTGAACCATTTGATTTAATGAACAAATTAGTTATTGGATTATTGAGTGTACAATACTCTCTACAAttgtacattttgataaaataaagtcaaatatatttcataaatgttgAGAAACTAAAATCATCATAGTCACAAATTAGGGGGCGAGGCTTATCCATAAAGGTTAACTTCCCCCACTACCCTTCAAAATCAGCTGTACACCCGCcacaaatcaaaaaaaccaAGTTTTTTGAAGATATTGGGTCTAATATATCTATATCTCAAATCAAATTTGCAGATGTTATTCCAGTGAAAAGACCAtagatttaacttttaaaaaaagggtTGTAATCAGACTGGGGTAATGAATAAGAGAAGGGTAGATTAGATGTGGATTTGGCCAGATTATCGGCAACATCATTACCATGTACCTAACCcaaaaaatacctacctattacaataataaaaataataataatatataataattggtacaatgtttttggcaaaaattaattcaaccattCTCCTAAAATATTAGTTGACTGACTATCTTtgctcaaaattgtttttcatgttCAATGAattgtcattgaattcaaatttaacacttacattacagtgacttactcaacacctactgtacagcaaagctgCTACCTACTTTACcccttttaatattatgattttcaattatatacatatagacaatattaacaaaatacaaataatagcaATAACAAGGTAGTTTGTATCAAACCAGCCACTGtctttagaatataatttaagcaATAAGTGTTGGGGTGCATTGCTATaggtttgtttaaaaaaaattgtagttccTCCTCTAAATATAAAACTCAAATTGCACCTATGAATATCACACTTGCATAGCCAGGGAGGGTGccgaaatgttcaaaaaatggtCTATGACAATTAcatcaaatacaaatttataagcTGTACAGGAAccgaaacctaaaataaaactTTGACATCAGTATTCTAAACTTATGACTTACGGGAAACCCTAGTTAAACCAACCCTGTGTAAATGCATTAACagcccccccccaaaaaaaacctGGCTATGCCACTGGAAAATCTGACTATGTTACTTACAAATATGTACTTTTCACATCACAATGGTAGGTCCATGGACCAATGTACAATTCATTGGTATTTACACCTTTTTTAATTCCCTCTTCACCATATTCATCATATATAGCTCGGCGAAATGGGTCAGATAATACCTCATATGCTTCACACAACATAACCAaacaacaattttgaatttgactATTTACTAATTTGCCAAATCTATAAATTGTagtaaataatgttaatgaaattgtttgtaaattataaattagctAACTCGCATACGCTCTATGTATGTCATCTTTGGTACAatgtctttttaaatttaataatgaatagtaATCGAtatccattattttaaaataagttatatacttatattatgttaaataagaattcaaaaaaattagtttttaatttaatagctgaataataaacaattgttaCTATAGATATTTGTTGGTTTATTACAGCTGTATAAACTGTACGTAAAAATAATCTACAAggcatacattttacatttcttTACAATTCAAAGGTTCATATTACActtcaacaatttaaaatttgaaaatttatctctgattaactaattttaattttgtaaattcttAGTAATTAGCGTACAGGAACCCATTCCTTGAATAATTCGCCAACTTTCTTGCGTTCTGgaacaaaaaagtttttattagatatctgatacttttttttaatgtatcacAAAAATGATTTGAGGAATATGCAAGTTTGAGTaatttatgacataatatttttatataataggtatagttagGGACGGCattgaagaaaaattaaggCCAGGAAAATGTGTTACCCAGGCCACATATCATGTATACGtcat
This genomic interval carries:
- the LOC132939169 gene encoding dnaJ homolog subfamily B member 6-like, with translation MDIDYYSLLNLKRHCTKDDIHRAFGKLVNSQIQNCCLVMLCEAYEVLSDPFRRAIYDEYGEEGIKKGVNTNELYIGPWTYHCDVKSTYL